Proteins from a genomic interval of Zingiber officinale cultivar Zhangliang chromosome 1B, Zo_v1.1, whole genome shotgun sequence:
- the LOC121970818 gene encoding importin subunit beta-1-like, with the protein MEVTQILLNAQAVDATVRKHAEESLKQFQEQNLPAFLLSLSNELANNEKPVDSRKLAGLILKNALDAKEQLRKAELVQRWLSLDVTIKSQVKSCLLHTLSSPVPDARSTASQVIAKIAGIELPQKQWTELIASLLSNIHQLQSHVKQATLETLGYICEEVSPQVVDQDQVNKILTAVVQGMNASEGSTDVRVAATRALYNALGFAQTNFSNDMERDYIMRVVCEATLSPVEKIRQAAFECLVAISSTYYDKLASYMQDIFNITAKAVREDEEPVALQAIEFWSSICDEEIDILDEYGYSADSEVPCYYFIKQALPALVPMLLETLLKQEEDQDQDEGAWNLAMAGGTCLGLVTRTVGDDIVPLVMPFIQENITKPDWRQREAATYAFGSILEGPSSDKLIPVVDTALNFMLTALTEDPNNHVKDTTAWTLGRIFEFLHGSMLEVSVITHVNCQQILTVLLQSMKDVPNVAEKACGALYFLAQGYEDSSGSPLSPFFQEIIQSLLNVTHRDDAGESRLRTAAYETLNEVVRTSTDEIAPIVTQLLPVIMMELHKTLEGQKLSSDEREKQNELQGLLCGCLQVIIQKLGASETTKYGFMQYVDQIMELFLRVFACRNATVHEEAMLAIGALAYAVGGNFIKYMQGFYPYLEMGLQNFQEYQVCAITVGVVGDLCRALEDKILPICDGIMTQLLKNLSSSQLHRSVKPPIFSCLGDIALAIGENFEKYLIYAMPMLQSAAELSSHTVATDDEMLEYANQLRNGILEAYSGILQGFKNCPKSQLLMPYAPHILQFIDALYNEKDMDDVVMKTAVGVLGDLADTLGSHASTLMNQSVASKEFLEECLSSDDPSIKESAEWAKMAISRVVSL; encoded by the exons ATGGAGGTCACTCAGATTCTCTTGAATGCACAAGCAGTGGATGCTACTGTTCGGAAACATGCAGAAGAAAGTCTGAAACAGTTCCAGGAACAAAACCTTCCTGCTTTTTTGCTATCTCTTTCTAACGAGTTAGCCAACAATGAGAAGCCTGTTGATAGCCGAAAGTTGGCAGGCTTAATACTTAAAAATGCTTTGGACGCAAAAGAACAACTGAGGAAAGCTGAGCTTGTTCAGAGATGGTTGTCTTTAGATGTGACTATCAAATCCCAGGTTAAATCTTGCTTGCTGCACACTCTTTCATCTCCAGTGCCTGATGCTAGGTCTACTGCTTCCCAAGTTATTGCTAAGATTGCTGGTATTGAACTACCTCAGAAACAATGGACTGAACTTATAGCGTCTCTACTCTCAAACATACATCAGCTCCAGTCGCATGTTAAGCAGGCTACACTGGAAACTCTTGGCTATATATGTGAGGAAGTTTCTCCACAAGTGGTTGATCAAGACCAGGTCAACAAGATACTTACGGCTGTAGTACAGGGAATGAATGCTTCAGAGGGAAGTACAGATGTCAGGGTTGCTGCGACAAGAGCATTGTATAATGCTTTGGGTTTTGCACAAACAAATTTTTCAAATGACATGGAACGTGATTATATTATGAGAGTGGTCTGTGAAGCCACTTTGTCTCCAGTTGAGAAGATCCGGCAAGCTGCATTTGAGTGTTTAGTAGCTATCTCATCTACCTACTATGACAAGCTTGCATCATATATGCAGGACATATTCAATATCACTGCAAAAGCTGTGAGAGAAGATGAGGAGCCTGTTGCTCTGCAGGCTATAGAATTTTGGAGTTCAATCTGTGATGAGGAAATCGACATCTTGGATGAATATGGGTACTCTGCTGATTCTGAAGTGCCTTGCTATTATTTTATTAAGCAAGCTCTGCCTGCTTTGGTTCCCATGTTATTAGAGACACTTCTTAAGCAAGAAGAGGATCAAGACCAGGATGAAGGTGCTTGGAACCTTGCGATGGCAGGAGGAACTTGTTTGGGTTTGGTTACACGCACAGTTGGGGATGACATCGTGCCTCTTGTGATGCCATTCATTCAGGAAAACATCACAAAACCAGACTGGAGGCAGAGAGAGGCTGCCACTTATGCATTTGGTTCAATTCTGGAGGGTCCATCATCGGACAAGCTCATCCCTGTCGTCGATACTGCTTTAAACTTTATGCTCACTGCCTTGACGGAAGATCCAAATAATCATGTCAAGGACACTACCGCTTGGACACTGGGAAGAATATTTGAGTTTCTCCATGGATCTATGTTGGAGGTTTCTGTCATAACTCATGTGAATTGCCAGCAGATACTTACTGTCCTCCTTCAGAGCATGAAAGATGTTCCTAATGTTGCTGAAAAAGCCTGTGGTGCTCTTTACTTTCTTGCCCAAGGTTATGAAGATAGTTCAGGATCACCACTGTCCCCTTTCTTCCAAGAGATCATTCAGTCTCTCCTTAATGTCACACACAGGGACGATGCTGGGGAATCCCGCTTGAGGACAGCAGCTTATGAGACACTGAATGAGGTTGTGAGAACGTCAACCGATGAGATAGCCCCAATTGTGACTCAGTTGCTCCCAGTTATAATGATGGAGCTCCACAAAACGCTTGAGGGCCAGAAGCTGTCATCAGATGAGAGAGAGAAGCAGAATGAACTGCAGGGCCTTCTTTGCGGGTGTTTACAGGTTATCATCCAGAAGTTGGGAGCATCTGAGACAACAAAGTATGGTTTTATGCAGTATGTTGACCAGATAATGGAACTTTTTCTCAGAGTATTTGCTTGCCGGAATGCCACAGTGCACGAAGAAGCCATGCTTGCAATTGGTGCCCTTGCATATGCTGTTGGGGGAAATTTCATAAAGTACATGCAAGGATTTTATCCATATTTGgaaatgggtcttcaaaatttTCAGGAGTATCAGGTATGTGCTATCACTGTTGGAGTGGTTGGAGATCTATGCAGAGCATTGGAGGATAAGATACTACCCATTTGTGATGGAATCATGACACAGTTACTGAAGAATCTCTCCAGTAGTCAGTTGCACAGATCTGTTAAACCCCCAATATTTTCTTGCCTGGGAGATATTGCACTAGCAATTGGggaaaattttgagaaatatttaatCTATGCCATGCCTATGCTACAGAGTGCAGCAGAACTGTCTTCACATACTGTTGCAACTGATGACGAAATGCTGGAATATGCCAATCAACTTAGGAATGGGATCCTGGAAGCATACTCTGGTATATTGCAAGGTTTTAAAAACTGTCCAAAGTCCCAGCTCCTAATGCCTTATGCACCTCACATCCTTCAATTTATTGATGCACTATACAACGAAAAGGACAT GGATGATGTTGTTATGAAGACTGCGGTAGGCGTCCTAGGGGATTTAGCTGACACCCTCGGCAGCCATGCTAGTACATTGATGAACCAGTCTGTTGCAAGCAAAGAGTTCCTGGAAGAATGCTTATCCTCAGATGATCCATCCATAAAAGAGTCTGCTGAATGGGCTAAGATGGCCATTAGTCGGGTGGTCTCTCTTTAA